From the genome of Latilactobacillus curvatus JCM 1096 = DSM 20019:
TACTACTAACGAATGATGGTGATTTTGCCAACATGATGATGCATCCAAAATATAAAGTCGACAAGACTTATATTGCGAAGGTTTCAGGATTACCAACTGCAGATATGTTGCGCCAATTGCGTAAAGGAATTGTCTTAGAAAAACGCAAAACAGCACCAGCCAAGGTCAAGGTAATTTCAACTGATCGGCGTAAGAACACTGCCATTGTAAGCATCACCATTCACGAAGGGATGAATCATCAGGTTAAGAACATGCTAGCTGCGGTTGGCCTACCCGTAACAAAGTTGAAACGGGAAACATATGGTTTCTTAACGTTAGATGGGTTAGTTTCTGGCGAATACCGTGCTTTGAAACCAATCGAAGTCGCAGAATTCAAAAAAATTGCTGAACTAAATGAAAAACCACAGCATAAGAATCGACCAAAATTATCACGGCATGATTAATTAGTTGCTTTTGGCACGTTGATTTGCTATGCTTATTTCGAACAAAATATTAATGGTTCGTCTTCAGGGGCAGGGTGTAATTCCCGACCGGCGGTAAAAGTCCGCGACCTGCTACAATGTTGATTCTTGTGGTGGCTGAACTGGTGTGATTCCAGTACCGATAGTGAAAGTCTAGATGGAAGAAGATAGGGCTTATTTGGGTATGAATGTATGCAAGTAAGGTCTGTTAATCTCCCTGATTAACAGACCTTTTTGATGCAATCAGACTTGGCTAAGTCCGCTGACGAAGGCAACCTCATCTGGAGGGTGTTAGTAATGCAAGTTTCAAAAGTTCGTACGATGATTGGGGTCGCAATGCTAGGGGCAATTTCATTTGTCGTCATGTTTTTCGAATTTCCAATTATTCTCGCATTTCCGTTTTTAAAAATTGATTTTAGTGACGTGATTATCCTGTTAGGGACGTTCGTTTACGGACCAATTGGAGGAATGGGGGTCGCATTGATTCGCTCGACGCTTCATTTCATTATGACCGGTGCTAGCTTACCGAGTTTGGTCGGCGACTTTGCCGGTGTCTTGGCGTCAATCTGCTACTTGTTACCATTCTATTATTTATTCAAGCGTCAATCGAACGTTTTAGTAGGTCAAGCAATTGCTGGTGTTGCGGGGGCTGTCAGCATGACGATCTTCATGTCATTTGCTAACTGGCTTTTCATTTTACCGCTCTATATTAAATTGATGGGTTTGAACTTAGGAATGTCGACTACCAAATACATTCTATTTGGATTAGTACCGTTTAATTTAATTAAAGGTGCACTCGTAACGGTGGTGTTTGCCGTTTTATATTTACGGATTTTACCATGGCTAAAACAACATATGCAAAAACCAATTGCCAAATAAATGGCAGCAAAAAAGGTTGTGTCCAAGCGGGCACAACCTTTTTTATAGGACGTAAATATGCTACGATAAAAATGGCGTTGATTGGCGTACAATCGCACCAGTTGGACAGGCGGTGTAGGCGGTTTTAAACGCAATTCGTTCTTTAGGATCTTCAATTGGCGTCGTTCCCTGATTATGATCGGGTTTAAAAAAGGCGATCCCTTCTTGATCGTAATCGAATAAGTCGGGCGCCTTTAGCTGGCAGAGACCGCAGGCGATACAGCGTTCCGGGATGACTTGACTATAGAGCATTAAATTCACACTTTCTCAATAAAGGACTTAATTGATGATGTTAATGGCGTATCTACTATGCTTGTTGGCGCCTGAGAAAAGGCGGTATCAAGCAATCTACTATACCTTAATTGGTAAACGAACTACTTCAAATCTGTATGCCGGTTTAGCATATGGATTATTAAAATGGCTCCAAATTTATCCTAATCTAGAACAGGCACAATTTCAAGCAGAATTAAAACGACTTCAGCAAAATGGTTGGATTGAAATCGATGAGCGGTATGTTTGGTTGACTGCTACCGGGCAACAAAAACAAGCTGAATGGCAGCCGCAATTAGTTTGGCCGACGCACTATGAAGGCCCACAGATGGGTCACTTACCCCAATTCACTGCTCGTTTTATGTTGGCCGTTCAAATTGTGTCGGAATATCATTATCAAAATACGCAGTACTATCCATTGGAAACGAGTATGAAGGACCGCGTGTTGGTGGTCAGTTGGTTTAAGCGGCATAAGGCAACCATCAATTTTAGCAGTCAATTCCAGCTAGAATTGGCGCAATTACTTGACCAGTTAGATCCGCAACAAGCCGATCTTGTGGCAAATCAACTGATCGGACATCAAGTCTTGGGCAAAAGCCACCAACAACTGGCGCAAGCCTTAGATAGCCCATCCTTGACAGTTCGTGTGCGGACCATCGACGCCTTTGCTCAAATTTTAGGGCTTTTATTGGCGCACCAAACGACTTATCCGCTATTGAATGAATTAGTGGATCAGGCTGAAACGCAATTGAGTCAGAGTACGTTACAGACCTGGCAATTGATCCAACAAGGGGCGAGTGTTGAAAAAATCAGCCGCCAGCGCCGGGTTAAGATCGGAACGATTAAAGAACACCTTTTAGAAACCGCGATGTTACTCCCACGGTTTCCGTTTGAACAATTCTTAAAGGATGCAACTACACAAAAACTAGCTAGATTGATGACTGAACAGCCATCGCTCAGCTATAATGAAGCACAAACCGCACTCCCCGGTCTAGATTTCTTTGAGTATCGGCTTTATCAAATTCAAAGGCAGGTGAACGCCCAATGAGCACGGATGAACTGATTTATAAAACGCTAAAAGAGCGGTTTGGCTATGAGACATTTAAGCCAGGACAATTAGAAGTGATTCAATCTGTTTTGGCGGGCCAAGCGACTTTGGCGGTTTTGCCGACCGGGACGGGAAAATCATTATGTTATCAATTACCAGCCTATCTTTTGGGCCATACCACTGTCATTATTTCACCTTTAATTGCATTGATGCAAGATCAGGTCGCACAGTTGAATTACCAAGGTGAAAAAAAGGCAGTCGCGATTAATTCAAATTTGGAACCGCGGCAAAAGCATGCGTTATTGCGACAATTGCCACAGTATCGTTTCGTGTTTATGGCGCCTGAAACGATAAGCCAGCCGGCGGTCATTCAAGCACTACAACAATGCCAGATTGATTTATTGGTCATCGATGAAGCCCACTGTATTTCACAATGGGGGATTGATTTTCGGCCGGATTATTTAGTGCTTGCGCAAATCAAGCACCAATTAAATCCGGGGGCAACGCTCGCACTAACTGCAACAGCTGATGCACAGGTTCGGCATGATATTTTAGCCAAGCTAGATTTGCAGTCGGCCAATAGGATTATTACGTCGGTTGATCGTCCTAATATTTACTTAGGGGTGAGTCAACAAGCGGATGAAGCGAGTAAGCACGCCTTTTTGCAACAATTGGTAACTGAGAGTCAGGGGCCCGGGATTATTTATTTTTCAAGTCGTCAAAAGACCGTCGAGATTGCGGCTTTTTTGCAACAAAAGACAGCGATGCGAGTTGCCTATTATCACGCAGCGCTTTCGCCACAGGAGCGCTTCATTATTCAACAACAGTTTATGCAAGGGCAGTTGGACGTAATCTGCGCAACGAATGCATTTGGAATGGGGATTAATAAAGCCAATATTCGCTATGTGATTCACTATCATTTACCGCAAAATATCGAAAGTTATCTACAAGAAGTCGGTCGTGCAGGGCGCGATGGCCAACCAGCCTATGCAATGTTGTTAGCAACACCGCAAGATACGTATCTGCAACAGTCGTTAGTGTCATTTGGGATTCCTGAAGCTGGATTGATTCGGCGTTTCTATCAAGAACCGACATTATTTAAACAAAGCCAAGGCAACGAGTTTGAATTATTACGGCGGTATCAGCAAATTGGGATGGATGAACAGGCCGTTAGTGAACTGTTACAGAATCGGCAAAAAGAAAAGCGTTTTGCGCTTCAAACAATGGTTGATTATTTAAACTTACAAGGCTGTCGGCGGCAATTTATTGTGAACTATTTTGACGAGCAACCCCAACAGGTTGCCCATGCTGATCAATGTTGTGGTCAACAGGATTCAACGGTCTTTTTAGGAAAATTTAATTTAAAAACGTTAACTGATGATAAATCCCCTAAAATAGACGGGTTAGACCATTGGGACGGTATTTTGAAGCAATTGTTTTAGAGATTTTCTGGGTATTTTAAAAGGGTCTATGGTACAATATCAAAGAATACCAATAGGGAGGGCCGTCAATGCTCAAAGATGATAAGAAAAAATTAGATAATCAGACGGAAGACAAACCCTGGGAAAGCCAGTTTGATGATGATCGTGATGATCGCGGGAATTTATCGCGTGTTGCTTCCAAGAGTAAGGAAAAAGGAAATACATATTTTGCCATTATTCTAGGTGTATTGCTTGTTTTAATGATTGCATTTCCGATTATTGCCTATACGATTCATTCTAGCCGGGCTAACCGCCCAGTCGAGTCTAGTAAGATTGTCGTTAATACTTCTGATAGTGATAGTGCTTCTAAGAAAGAAGCTAAAAAAGCGAAG
Proteins encoded in this window:
- a CDS encoding pseudouridine synthase, whose product is MERLQKVIANAGVASRRKAETLIATGHVTLNGEVVKEMGIKVDSTSDHIEVDGVPLTRERKVYYVLYKPRQVISAVTDDKKRRVVTEYLGDIVERVYPIGRLDYDTSGLLLLTNDGDFANMMMHPKYKVDKTYIAKVSGLPTADMLRQLRKGIVLEKRKTAPAKVKVISTDRRKNTAIVSITIHEGMNHQVKNMLAAVGLPVTKLKRETYGFLTLDGLVSGEYRALKPIEVAEFKKIAELNEKPQHKNRPKLSRHD
- a CDS encoding ferredoxin, whose amino-acid sequence is MLYSQVIPERCIACGLCQLKAPDLFDYDQEGIAFFKPDHNQGTTPIEDPKERIAFKTAYTACPTGAIVRQSTPFLS
- a CDS encoding helix-turn-helix domain-containing protein yields the protein MMLMAYLLCLLAPEKRRYQAIYYTLIGKRTTSNLYAGLAYGLLKWLQIYPNLEQAQFQAELKRLQQNGWIEIDERYVWLTATGQQKQAEWQPQLVWPTHYEGPQMGHLPQFTARFMLAVQIVSEYHYQNTQYYPLETSMKDRVLVVSWFKRHKATINFSSQFQLELAQLLDQLDPQQADLVANQLIGHQVLGKSHQQLAQALDSPSLTVRVRTIDAFAQILGLLLAHQTTYPLLNELVDQAETQLSQSTLQTWQLIQQGASVEKISRQRRVKIGTIKEHLLETAMLLPRFPFEQFLKDATTQKLARLMTEQPSLSYNEAQTALPGLDFFEYRLYQIQRQVNAQ
- a CDS encoding ECF transporter S component, whose amino-acid sequence is MQVSKVRTMIGVAMLGAISFVVMFFEFPIILAFPFLKIDFSDVIILLGTFVYGPIGGMGVALIRSTLHFIMTGASLPSLVGDFAGVLASICYLLPFYYLFKRQSNVLVGQAIAGVAGAVSMTIFMSFANWLFILPLYIKLMGLNLGMSTTKYILFGLVPFNLIKGALVTVVFAVLYLRILPWLKQHMQKPIAK
- a CDS encoding RecQ family ATP-dependent DNA helicase; its protein translation is MSTDELIYKTLKERFGYETFKPGQLEVIQSVLAGQATLAVLPTGTGKSLCYQLPAYLLGHTTVIISPLIALMQDQVAQLNYQGEKKAVAINSNLEPRQKHALLRQLPQYRFVFMAPETISQPAVIQALQQCQIDLLVIDEAHCISQWGIDFRPDYLVLAQIKHQLNPGATLALTATADAQVRHDILAKLDLQSANRIITSVDRPNIYLGVSQQADEASKHAFLQQLVTESQGPGIIYFSSRQKTVEIAAFLQQKTAMRVAYYHAALSPQERFIIQQQFMQGQLDVICATNAFGMGINKANIRYVIHYHLPQNIESYLQEVGRAGRDGQPAYAMLLATPQDTYLQQSLVSFGIPEAGLIRRFYQEPTLFKQSQGNEFELLRRYQQIGMDEQAVSELLQNRQKEKRFALQTMVDYLNLQGCRRQFIVNYFDEQPQQVAHADQCCGQQDSTVFLGKFNLKTLTDDKSPKIDGLDHWDGILKQLF